A region of Amyelois transitella isolate CPQ chromosome 19, ilAmyTran1.1, whole genome shotgun sequence DNA encodes the following proteins:
- the LOC106132686 gene encoding transcription factor HNF-4 homolog isoform X4 encodes MGLCDEDSDIQLETSSSEASAASSTALSQHCAICGDRATGKHYGASSCDGCKGFFRRSVRKNHLYTCRFSRNCVVDKDKRNQCRYCRLRKCFKAGMKKEAVQNERDRINCRRPSYEEPTQANGLSVVSLLNAELLSRKVIDETINVSDAEINNRKLAKINDVCDSIKQQLLILVEWAKYIPAFTELHLDDQVALLRAHAGEHLLLGCARRSLHLKDVLLLGNNCIIAKHNIDGRMDIDISMIGIRVMDEIVRPLREIDIDDTEFACLKAIVFFDPNAKGLSQPQKIKQLRYQIQINLEDYISDRQYDGRGRFGELLLCLPPLQSITWQMIEQIQFAKLFGVAHVDSLLQEMLLGGASAEGGMEAEPAGAEPPLVPQLPSPAPFVDHAPFKQEPNMSPAHASPVRSADITML; translated from the exons ATGGGTCTTTGTGATGAAG ACAGTGACATCCAATTGGAGACGAGTAGCAGCGAGGCGAGTGCCGCCAGTTCCACAGCTCTCTCCCAGCATTGCGCTATCTGCGGCGACCGGGCCACGGGCAAACACTATGGAGCGTCGTCCTGTGATGGCTGCAAGGGATTCTTTAGGAGGAGCGTCAGGAAGAACCACCTTTATACGTGCAG ATTCAGCAGAAATTGTGTGGTTGACAAGGACAAAAGAAATCAGTGTAGATATTGTAGGCTAAGGAAGTGTTTTAAGGCTGGCATGAAAAAGGAAG CCGTACAGAATGAAAGAGACAGGATAAACTGCAGGCGACCTTCGTACGAAGAGCCGACGCAAGCCAACGGGCTCTCGGTCGTGTCCCTACTGAATGCTGAGCTTCTTAGCAGAAAGGTCATAGACGAG ACAATCAACGTAAGCGACGCAGAAATCAACAATAGGAAGTTGGCGAAGATCAACGACGTGTGCGACTCCATCAAGCAGCAGCTCCTCATTCTGGTCGAGTGGGCCAAGTACATCCCCGCCTTCACAGAGCTCCATCTCGATGATCAG GTGGCGCTACTGCGCGCACATGCCGGCGAACACTTGTTGCTGGGCTGCGCGCGCCGCTCGCTGCATCTGAAGGATGTGCTGTTGCTAGGCAACAACTGCATCATCGCCAAACATAATATTG ATGGGCGCATGGACATAGACATAAGCATGATCGGAATCCGCGTGATGGATGAAATCGTGCGACCGCTCCGGGAGATCGACATCGACGACACCGAGTTCGCGTGTCTTAAGGCCATCGTCTTCTTTGACCCCA ATGCCAAAGGTCTCTCCCAGCCGCAGAAGATCAAGCAACTCCGCTACCAAATCCAGATCAACTTGGAAGACTACATCAGCGACCGGCAATACGACGGCCGCGGTCGGTTCGGGGAACTACTTCTGTGCCTGCCGCCACTGCAGAGCATCACGTGGCAGATGATAGAGCAGATACAGTTCGCGAAGCTGTTCGGAGTGGCCCATGTGGACAGCTTGCTGCAGGAGATGTTGCTCGGAG GCGCGTCGGCGGAGGGCGGCATGGAGGCGGAGCCGGCGGGCGCGGAGCCGCCGCTGGTGCCGCAGCTGCCCAGCCCCGCGCCCTTCGTGGACCACGCGCCCTTCAAGCAGGAGCCCAACAT GAGTCCCGCGCATGCTTCGCCAGTAAGGAGTGCCGACATTACTATGTTATAG
- the LOC106132686 gene encoding transcription factor HNF-4 homolog isoform X3, whose translation MSRRRNTSVASDKDSDIQLETSSSEASAASSTALSQHCAICGDRATGKHYGASSCDGCKGFFRRSVRKNHLYTCRFSRNCVVDKDKRNQCRYCRLRKCFKAGMKKEAVQNERDRINCRRPSYEEPTQANGLSVVSLLNAELLSRKVIDETINVSDAEINNRKLAKINDVCDSIKQQLLILVEWAKYIPAFTELHLDDQVALLRAHAGEHLLLGCARRSLHLKDVLLLGNNCIIAKHNIDGRMDIDISMIGIRVMDEIVRPLREIDIDDTEFACLKAIVFFDPNAKGLSQPQKIKQLRYQIQINLEDYISDRQYDGRGRFGELLLCLPPLQSITWQMIEQIQFAKLFGVAHVDSLLQEMLLGGASAEGGMEAEPAGAEPPLVPQLPSPAPFVDHAPFKQEPNMSPAHASPVRSADITML comes from the exons ATGAGTCGCCGGCGCAACACATCCGTTGCTTCCGATAAGG ACAGTGACATCCAATTGGAGACGAGTAGCAGCGAGGCGAGTGCCGCCAGTTCCACAGCTCTCTCCCAGCATTGCGCTATCTGCGGCGACCGGGCCACGGGCAAACACTATGGAGCGTCGTCCTGTGATGGCTGCAAGGGATTCTTTAGGAGGAGCGTCAGGAAGAACCACCTTTATACGTGCAG ATTCAGCAGAAATTGTGTGGTTGACAAGGACAAAAGAAATCAGTGTAGATATTGTAGGCTAAGGAAGTGTTTTAAGGCTGGCATGAAAAAGGAAG CCGTACAGAATGAAAGAGACAGGATAAACTGCAGGCGACCTTCGTACGAAGAGCCGACGCAAGCCAACGGGCTCTCGGTCGTGTCCCTACTGAATGCTGAGCTTCTTAGCAGAAAGGTCATAGACGAG ACAATCAACGTAAGCGACGCAGAAATCAACAATAGGAAGTTGGCGAAGATCAACGACGTGTGCGACTCCATCAAGCAGCAGCTCCTCATTCTGGTCGAGTGGGCCAAGTACATCCCCGCCTTCACAGAGCTCCATCTCGATGATCAG GTGGCGCTACTGCGCGCACATGCCGGCGAACACTTGTTGCTGGGCTGCGCGCGCCGCTCGCTGCATCTGAAGGATGTGCTGTTGCTAGGCAACAACTGCATCATCGCCAAACATAATATTG ATGGGCGCATGGACATAGACATAAGCATGATCGGAATCCGCGTGATGGATGAAATCGTGCGACCGCTCCGGGAGATCGACATCGACGACACCGAGTTCGCGTGTCTTAAGGCCATCGTCTTCTTTGACCCCA ATGCCAAAGGTCTCTCCCAGCCGCAGAAGATCAAGCAACTCCGCTACCAAATCCAGATCAACTTGGAAGACTACATCAGCGACCGGCAATACGACGGCCGCGGTCGGTTCGGGGAACTACTTCTGTGCCTGCCGCCACTGCAGAGCATCACGTGGCAGATGATAGAGCAGATACAGTTCGCGAAGCTGTTCGGAGTGGCCCATGTGGACAGCTTGCTGCAGGAGATGTTGCTCGGAG GCGCGTCGGCGGAGGGCGGCATGGAGGCGGAGCCGGCGGGCGCGGAGCCGCCGCTGGTGCCGCAGCTGCCCAGCCCCGCGCCCTTCGTGGACCACGCGCCCTTCAAGCAGGAGCCCAACAT GAGTCCCGCGCATGCTTCGCCAGTAAGGAGTGCCGACATTACTATGTTATAG
- the LOC106132686 gene encoding hepatocyte nuclear factor 4-gamma isoform X1 yields MPVCGYEKMSTQELCLMGYAGAPEYMMTPQPHVWDKPSEAAYPSYGHRNHQEISTDVNMTYPTEDSDIQLETSSSEASAASSTALSQHCAICGDRATGKHYGASSCDGCKGFFRRSVRKNHLYTCRFSRNCVVDKDKRNQCRYCRLRKCFKAGMKKEAVQNERDRINCRRPSYEEPTQANGLSVVSLLNAELLSRKVIDETINVSDAEINNRKLAKINDVCDSIKQQLLILVEWAKYIPAFTELHLDDQVALLRAHAGEHLLLGCARRSLHLKDVLLLGNNCIIAKHNIDGRMDIDISMIGIRVMDEIVRPLREIDIDDTEFACLKAIVFFDPNAKGLSQPQKIKQLRYQIQINLEDYISDRQYDGRGRFGELLLCLPPLQSITWQMIEQIQFAKLFGVAHVDSLLQEMLLGGASAEGGMEAEPAGAEPPLVPQLPSPAPFVDHAPFKQEPNMSPAHASPVRSADITML; encoded by the exons ATGCCGGTGTGCGGCTACGAAAAAATGTCTACTCAGGAGTTGTGTCTAATGGGGTACGCGGGGGCGCCGGAGTACATGATGACCCCGCAGCCCCACGTGTGGGACAAGCCATCGGAGGCCGCGTATCCCTCGTACGGCCACAGGAACCACCAAGAGATTAGCACTGACGTCAACATGACTTACCCCACAGAAG ACAGTGACATCCAATTGGAGACGAGTAGCAGCGAGGCGAGTGCCGCCAGTTCCACAGCTCTCTCCCAGCATTGCGCTATCTGCGGCGACCGGGCCACGGGCAAACACTATGGAGCGTCGTCCTGTGATGGCTGCAAGGGATTCTTTAGGAGGAGCGTCAGGAAGAACCACCTTTATACGTGCAG ATTCAGCAGAAATTGTGTGGTTGACAAGGACAAAAGAAATCAGTGTAGATATTGTAGGCTAAGGAAGTGTTTTAAGGCTGGCATGAAAAAGGAAG CCGTACAGAATGAAAGAGACAGGATAAACTGCAGGCGACCTTCGTACGAAGAGCCGACGCAAGCCAACGGGCTCTCGGTCGTGTCCCTACTGAATGCTGAGCTTCTTAGCAGAAAGGTCATAGACGAG ACAATCAACGTAAGCGACGCAGAAATCAACAATAGGAAGTTGGCGAAGATCAACGACGTGTGCGACTCCATCAAGCAGCAGCTCCTCATTCTGGTCGAGTGGGCCAAGTACATCCCCGCCTTCACAGAGCTCCATCTCGATGATCAG GTGGCGCTACTGCGCGCACATGCCGGCGAACACTTGTTGCTGGGCTGCGCGCGCCGCTCGCTGCATCTGAAGGATGTGCTGTTGCTAGGCAACAACTGCATCATCGCCAAACATAATATTG ATGGGCGCATGGACATAGACATAAGCATGATCGGAATCCGCGTGATGGATGAAATCGTGCGACCGCTCCGGGAGATCGACATCGACGACACCGAGTTCGCGTGTCTTAAGGCCATCGTCTTCTTTGACCCCA ATGCCAAAGGTCTCTCCCAGCCGCAGAAGATCAAGCAACTCCGCTACCAAATCCAGATCAACTTGGAAGACTACATCAGCGACCGGCAATACGACGGCCGCGGTCGGTTCGGGGAACTACTTCTGTGCCTGCCGCCACTGCAGAGCATCACGTGGCAGATGATAGAGCAGATACAGTTCGCGAAGCTGTTCGGAGTGGCCCATGTGGACAGCTTGCTGCAGGAGATGTTGCTCGGAG GCGCGTCGGCGGAGGGCGGCATGGAGGCGGAGCCGGCGGGCGCGGAGCCGCCGCTGGTGCCGCAGCTGCCCAGCCCCGCGCCCTTCGTGGACCACGCGCCCTTCAAGCAGGAGCCCAACAT GAGTCCCGCGCATGCTTCGCCAGTAAGGAGTGCCGACATTACTATGTTATAG
- the LOC106132686 gene encoding hepatocyte nuclear factor 4-gamma isoform X2 codes for MRSDMLAPSELEGTDYLLSSTMRLEDSFLQILDSDIQLETSSSEASAASSTALSQHCAICGDRATGKHYGASSCDGCKGFFRRSVRKNHLYTCRFSRNCVVDKDKRNQCRYCRLRKCFKAGMKKEAVQNERDRINCRRPSYEEPTQANGLSVVSLLNAELLSRKVIDETINVSDAEINNRKLAKINDVCDSIKQQLLILVEWAKYIPAFTELHLDDQVALLRAHAGEHLLLGCARRSLHLKDVLLLGNNCIIAKHNIDGRMDIDISMIGIRVMDEIVRPLREIDIDDTEFACLKAIVFFDPNAKGLSQPQKIKQLRYQIQINLEDYISDRQYDGRGRFGELLLCLPPLQSITWQMIEQIQFAKLFGVAHVDSLLQEMLLGGASAEGGMEAEPAGAEPPLVPQLPSPAPFVDHAPFKQEPNMSPAHASPVRSADITML; via the exons ACAGTGACATCCAATTGGAGACGAGTAGCAGCGAGGCGAGTGCCGCCAGTTCCACAGCTCTCTCCCAGCATTGCGCTATCTGCGGCGACCGGGCCACGGGCAAACACTATGGAGCGTCGTCCTGTGATGGCTGCAAGGGATTCTTTAGGAGGAGCGTCAGGAAGAACCACCTTTATACGTGCAG ATTCAGCAGAAATTGTGTGGTTGACAAGGACAAAAGAAATCAGTGTAGATATTGTAGGCTAAGGAAGTGTTTTAAGGCTGGCATGAAAAAGGAAG CCGTACAGAATGAAAGAGACAGGATAAACTGCAGGCGACCTTCGTACGAAGAGCCGACGCAAGCCAACGGGCTCTCGGTCGTGTCCCTACTGAATGCTGAGCTTCTTAGCAGAAAGGTCATAGACGAG ACAATCAACGTAAGCGACGCAGAAATCAACAATAGGAAGTTGGCGAAGATCAACGACGTGTGCGACTCCATCAAGCAGCAGCTCCTCATTCTGGTCGAGTGGGCCAAGTACATCCCCGCCTTCACAGAGCTCCATCTCGATGATCAG GTGGCGCTACTGCGCGCACATGCCGGCGAACACTTGTTGCTGGGCTGCGCGCGCCGCTCGCTGCATCTGAAGGATGTGCTGTTGCTAGGCAACAACTGCATCATCGCCAAACATAATATTG ATGGGCGCATGGACATAGACATAAGCATGATCGGAATCCGCGTGATGGATGAAATCGTGCGACCGCTCCGGGAGATCGACATCGACGACACCGAGTTCGCGTGTCTTAAGGCCATCGTCTTCTTTGACCCCA ATGCCAAAGGTCTCTCCCAGCCGCAGAAGATCAAGCAACTCCGCTACCAAATCCAGATCAACTTGGAAGACTACATCAGCGACCGGCAATACGACGGCCGCGGTCGGTTCGGGGAACTACTTCTGTGCCTGCCGCCACTGCAGAGCATCACGTGGCAGATGATAGAGCAGATACAGTTCGCGAAGCTGTTCGGAGTGGCCCATGTGGACAGCTTGCTGCAGGAGATGTTGCTCGGAG GCGCGTCGGCGGAGGGCGGCATGGAGGCGGAGCCGGCGGGCGCGGAGCCGCCGCTGGTGCCGCAGCTGCCCAGCCCCGCGCCCTTCGTGGACCACGCGCCCTTCAAGCAGGAGCCCAACAT GAGTCCCGCGCATGCTTCGCCAGTAAGGAGTGCCGACATTACTATGTTATAG